GTCTTTACTCGCAGCTGTGCAAAGATCTTATGTGTCatgtaaaatttgaaaatatatcaCAGTATCAAAAACAACTCTTCACAAATCCAGTAAACAGAACTCCTCATCCAAgtccttcattcattcagctgtGTGGATCACAAACTACTGCATGTTAAATCTCAAAGAattatctctccctctctcctgtaaTGTTTATAGAAATCTGTAACTGTCAATACATGAGCAGACAGTGCATTTAGAGCAGTGGAAGTCTGGTACATATTCATGTCCTGCTCACACACCCACCTCAGGGCTTTATTTTTAGATCAAAACTGCAACAAATGGCTGTGCTTCTAGCACAGAGCCTTGTATTTCTTTCAACATGATTTAGAGTTTGGGATTATCTCCATTATGTCAATTTAACTCAGTCATAACTCCAAACTGcagatatttattattttttattttcaggtcATTGATAGATTGTAACTGAAAAACTAGTGTCCCATCAGGAGCAGAGAAATAAGAGCCTGTACAGTTTTAAACTCTCATGGTTTGTTTATTGGCAAAATATCAATGATCTGTCTGTTCCGCACCTGAGTACTAGAGTACTGAAGGTAAAAGTCCCAAACAGCTTCGAAACGTACTCAGTATTTTCAAGTGTGGAAGTACAAAATGAATGCCTTACACTTTTTGCAGCCTATGCTCAGAGTGCTCTGTAAATCTACGAACTGCTTCTGCACAAGTCATtcaagtagtagtagtagactgtaatttattttttaggaTGTTGatgccaaagaaaaaaattatttttcctaTTAACAATTTTTAAAACGTAATGATGAAAATAGGGAAGCATCCAacttcagaatttttttttttttttttttttgataaaataaattgaatattttagcCCAGATGTTTCGCATGAATCCAGGTAGGGGCTCTTTAATTCAAGCAAGAGAACCCAACCAAACTGTGGGTGACATGCAAATTGCAATAAAGAGAAAACCACTGAAACTGCAGGCAGTAGCAGTAAGTATAGATCTGAGTACTTAAAGTATTTAATAATGTACAACTAATCCTTTGTTCTCTAAGGCAAGGCATGACCACAAAATCACAAGGGCGTTatgtaaaatctaaaaatctTATAAGAGGAGATATCCAACACATTTTTGTGGCTGCGCTTGCAGAGGTTGGGAGGTTGTTTTCTGAATGTCAGAGGGAGCACAAAATGTCAGATTGTTGTTGTTCCATTCATGCTGGTAGGCCTGCGTCCCCTGCCTGCACCCTGGCGGCGAAGCGAGTGGAGGGCCACAGCGCAGCAACCTCTCAGCAGGGACCCAATATGATACACTGGCATGATGTCCCGTGGTGCCCCTCGACACAGCCACGCCATGGTCGGGACCACCGGCATTGCCAAAGCCAAAAGATCTATGAGGAAATACCGGCTCCAGTGACACAGCTGTGGGGGATACCCATCTTCATTTGCTCCTTCAGTTTCCTCTGTATTGTCCTCTTCTATCTCCAGTACTGTAGCTTCCTGCCTCACTGGCAGTGGAGCTGTAGGGTGGGGCTGGCAAGTGTGGGGCTCGGCTGGCATCCTCATTACCTCCTCTGGTTTGTCGGGTGGCAGCGGCTCTAAGATGAATGAATGCTCAAGAGGGGACGCAGGAGGGAAAGAGGATGGGATTAGATGTGTCTCCGAGGGAGTGACGTCTGCTGTGGCTAAAGAAATGACACTCAGCTCCTCTGCACCGCTCTCCTCACACAGCCAGGTCATGGTCGGGCTGCAGGCCTGAGAGCGGACCTCTGGCTTTTTCTCTGCTACGGGAGCAGGAGTGGGGATAGGGTCAGTGACAGGGACAGCAGGAGTTGCTGCTGTTACTGGGGCCTCCTCCTGAGGTAAGTGCAGGAACAAGTGATGATGGGGGAGGTAGGAGTGTCCAGTGCACCGACAGCTGCTACTGAGAGTGTGGCAGGAGTGTGAGATCGGCAGCACAGTCCCCCCACTGCACAGCCTTTCGTAGGTAGAAGAGCGTGGCACAGTAAGGGGGCCTCGGATGTGGCCCTGTGATGGCAGCTGCTCTGACAGGAGGGCTGCCTCCAGGAGTAGGTGGGTTTGTCCTGCTGGGCGAGATGCTCCACTTACCTCAGGAGCGTTTGAGCTGCGTTCCAGCTGCAGAGCCTCGCTGCTCAGTCGGGTGTAGGTGGTGCTGCGACTCAAAGTGCTGGCCGGGGAACAGCCACAGGAGCGAGACTTCCCCCCTGGCCGAGCTCCCTGCAACCCTGAGTATGGCTTGTGGTCGTGGGGGTCTTGTTCACGGGCACCAATGTTGGACCTCACTGACTCTACCACTTCCTGGAGGTGCTGGATCTCCTTGCGTGCCTCTTTAAGGGCTAACTGGGCCTCCACACGGTGGCATTCCTCTTCTATCCAGTCTTCCTGCATCCTGTACAGTTGGCTCCTCAACTCATCTATTTCACAGTCCCTATTaaagtgtaaataataattgGATAGCAgagttaattttcttttaacagaAACCAAATGTGATAGCTTTGTGCACAGGAAGTCTAAAAAGATAAGATTTAAACTTGTGCCCTACCCACCGGTTACAACAAATGTTGAAGGACAAAAAGGTTTACCTGTGTTGTAGTCTTTCGACATTCTCCCTCAGCCTGGCTCGCAGATGTCGTATACACACCTCCTTCTGTTGCAGAGGTGTAAGGTACTGCTCCGGGGTGGGGGGCCTGATCCCATGGTTGTCGCTGCAGGCTGTGTGCTTTGCCTGACGCCTGAATCAGCACGCATGTATAAAGAAATCATTTACGCAAAGTGCTTGTAGTGAACCTGTAGTGAATTtgtggatggattactgaatgGGCCTACTGGGCACAGGCCCAGGGGCCTGAGATGTCAGAGGAGCCCCCTGGGCCAGAGCCTCAGCATGAAGTGATTGTTAATGCTTCCTGTTTGGAAGTCACAGAGCtcaattaaaagacaaaaaaaaccacaaagagacacaaaacagtaACAGAGAAGCTAAAAATGAGTACAAAAAGAGACGCAACATGTCCccaaagaaacataaaatgatcacaagagatgaaaaatggaaaataattacaaaaaacaactacaaacacagTGACCACCACCGTTTTGTGCCTCTTTCAGTCTGGGAACCCTATATTGGAGGGTGGGGTGACTTTTATCTGTCTGTGCCCATGGGCCCATTTTtctcataatccatccatgagTGAACTGTGCAAAGCCTGTGTTATTAGATGTCTGTAGACTAGAAACAAATGAAGCAAATCAAACTGCTGTTGAACTACGCCCTGGAGGCAATGAACAAAGCTACAGTAAACATGAGTAGTTCATAAAAgtgctgaaataaatgaaatattgccCTTTATTAACGTCGTCTTTGATacactgctgcagtgtgatGCATAGCAACCGACCAAAGGCCCTTCAATAAACCTGTAATGAAGCTTATAAGgttagtttttgttgacattgtgTCAGCAATTTGTTGATTCAACTCCACAGTTACTTTGGAGGGTTTTAGTTTGTGGTCTTGTTTAACTATTACATTAAGTGTTTCGAATGTTGTCCATCCCAATTTACATAAATAGGAGTGGACAAGAAAAGCTGATGTTGTATAAAGAGAATTATATGATTAATATCTTACCTGGGTGTACTAGGATACGTCCGGGCGGCGGGGCTGCTCTCCACTGCCCTGCCCCGACCAGGGTAGGTGTGGGTGCTGGATGTATCACTGGAATATCGCCCACTGCCGCCACTAGTGCCCACTGAGCGCCTTGAGGGGAGAGATCATATAACACTCATTTaccaaatactgtatgtgaacaaATATGTCATTCAGTTGTATAAAAAGAGAGGCGTGAAAAGGAAGCAACAGTACCTGCGCTGACCTGATGAGGGCTTTCGACTCGGAGTGAGAGACATTGATGTGCAAGGGACCTCCAACCTCTCTGCGGTTCTCTAGAGAAGGACGCTAGGAGCCCTCACAGCTGCACTGTAACAAGCATAAAAGCATGAAATCGGCTGATGATAAtctgaatcattaaaaaaaaaaaaaaaagatgcaaaatgtaTTCCGAAAAGCTCTCCTCACTAATCTACATCACAGTGTTCagtaaagaaaagcaaagaaatttTCCTTCCAAACGGTTGTCTACTGCGTTGGGGTCATTATGGGCTTCTTCACTGGAAGTCAGTGACAGTagcctgataaaaaaaaaaaaaaaaatagtctaGGCCAGCAGCATATAAAGCCTCCTTTCTGTGCCGACACAAAGGGGACACAGTGAGTTCACAGTCAGTgcagctgcctctctctctgagctgtgtCCTCGcgtctgcagagctgcagataaACATGAGAATCACTCACATTAACTGGTGTCAAAGGAAAACTGGACATTTGGTGGCTGGTGCAGTCGAGAGGGGTCACTGGGGTTACTACCTGTCTATAGTCGGTTAAGAATTTCCCACTACTGTTGATCGAGCAGGGGCGGACTCCTGTATGCAGTGCTACAGTGGCTCCAATGCTACGTACAGCTAAAAGTGTTGGTACCCTTACATCTCATTGAAACAATGTTCTGTTCTTCCTGAATAGTGTTGAAAGCTAAACCTCTTTTGTCCTGCACACTTCCATGCTTTTACTTTAACACAGAATAAAACGCAGTGAAAAGAGCTGTATTCTTGTTTATACTACGACTTTCAAAAATGGCCTGAACAAAATGACCGGTACCCCTGAGAGGCGGTGATAAATAAAAGGTTTGTGGTGATATTTCCAGCAGACTGACGTCTTCAATTAGTATCACAGGTGTCTTCAATCTTCTAATTAGTCATTCAGCCAATTCAAATGGAGTCCttgtttgtgctgtttggtGTCATTGTGAGCACCGCACTCAACAGAGACGAGCTGATCTTGGTCCAATCAGTGGAAGAAGCTGAAACTCTTGGAAATAACTAAATGGTACTTTAGAAAATTCATGAGGTgatgaaattaataatttaataattaatagttTAATTTCACTCTTATAATAGCCGCCCTTTAATTATTTGtagttttcatattttaattgcTGTTAACTGATCAATTATATTGCCTCTATTTATCTTCCCAACATAAAGAGTATTGAAACATTTTAAGTATTCAAAGTTATAATGCTTAGTGCAAGTGCTTAGTCAGATTTAAGGCTCATTTACTTAATTCTTTGATCAGATATTTCCTTATCCTCTTTTTTCTAACTTAAGACTGTATTTTATGTGGGTTAATCTTTTCATTGTATTAATTAATGTATTGAGTTCACTTTCGACTTTCTATGCattcatatttgtgtttgtttagcaCATTTTAAACTGCCCTTACCGAACATGTACAGTATCTTTGTTCAGCACAGTTATGACTCTGACTTTCATTTTGTCAATTTAACAAAGTATAAAGCTGCCATGGCCCTAAAATACAAGACAAATTACATAGAAACCTATAAAAATTTACAAATCTTTAATCATAAGCACTGAAAACATTACTGTTGtaacaacattttcattgtgtatgTCTATTCAGTAAGTTAAaggtttctttaaaaaaaggttttatggtCTAAGACATAAATGAGAACGCCCCACACTAGCATTTTAAATCGACTCCTGGCAACTTTGCTCTACATAATACATAAATTatgttactgtaaataaaacatacagtgtGTAGACTGATGACTCCATAGTGCACtgaacattttgaaatatatttttaaaaaagatgcCAAAACTTGTATATATTCCCCAAAGTGACGTAGTCTTTAGGCACCAATGTCTTTAGTCAACCctagtcttttttttcatttttactatATTTTGTTGGCCTAAAATCTGTGAAAGTCTATATACTTGAATTAGCCTGTGAAATATTCACCATGTATAAGTTTTTAATCGTAGAAAACTGTTGAAACCCTCACATccaaagaaagacaaaacatgaCCTCAGCGACCTCAATAGTAGCTACAATGCTGCCTAGTAAGTAATAGCAAGGAGCAATTTCAGATTATTTCCCCTCGGTATCAGTTAGTTCTGTCACCATCCCAGGAACAGAGAAGCTGAGCCCTGTCTAACAGAAAAAATCCAGGATGAGGACAAAATGTTCTCAGCTTTCTTCAGAAGTCCCTGCATCTCTGTAAAAAGCTTAGGGAACCTGCTGATCTAGGCCTAAAATACACCTGCTGATGGATAAATCTTTGAAGTGGCTGCAGACATAAACAGGCCTCCAGTCTGCTGATAATGAAAAGCAGACTAAACCAAACGGAAGCATCACATTTGTCCTATATTTAAATTCTAGGACAATGAGGCAGGAAATCTCAGCTCCTTCTCCTCTATCTGCGCAACAAGTGTCAAGTATGTTATTGGTGAGAAATACGCCATCATCTTACGTAAGTGTGAGTATCGATGTTTGCTGTGGAGGCAAGCATCAAACAGCAGGTGGATGAAACTGTACTTAAAGCAGCATTTAGACATGGAAATGAGAGGcggtgattttttttcttttcttccaggATAAAACATCATAAGGCGCAGGGATGATGCGCGTCATCCATTAATAATCACTATGGCATTACATCGCAGGGGTTTGCATTTGTCGCCCACAATAAAGCAGTGTTAGATAAGCAGAAAGGTCTAGTGTGATGATGTTGAGGAGGAGGATTACAGCAGCCGAAAAAAGTCTCACCATTGTTTTTCATTGCCAACTGACTACAGTGGTCCCCAAACAGGACGTTTAACGCCCCAGCAGATACTTTCCATGAAGGAAAACGCAGCCCGGTCGCTTCTGATACAAACAGCTGACTAACTGTTTTAGTCCCAGCTGTGTCCTATATACAAGGATATCACCGGGTTTCTGAGTCTCTCCTGGCAAccgcagacacacaaaacaccaacacagcCAACACTAACAATGCCTATATGAAACGCTACCATTTCGGCAGGTGGGAGTTGTGCATCGCAGAAAAGCCTCGGTTCCCGCCAGACTTGATGGTCGCTGAACAGTCCCTGGTGGTGGCCGCAGGAAGGGAAGATgctgctgatggtgatgatgagagTCCATCCTGCAGCCATGAAGCCCGGAGATGAAATGAGGAAACTGCGTCTGCTGCATCGGTGCTTCTTAAAGTGACAGTAGGGGATAATAATGCTTCATTTGGCAGGAACTAACTGCATGAGTGGTTATTAAAAGCGTTTTCATGGCAGGGATAATAATGTCTGATAGATTAGAAAGCTCCTCATTCCAGCACTGACAGCAGGCAGGGTGATGATGTGTCCAGTTTGAGCGGTACACCATGTACAGCACCTCAGATGATAGATGTACAGAGACTCATTCACTGTGTGGTGGCTACAGGCCAGGTAGAGCAAAGTTTGTATGATATGatggaaacacatgaaaaacagatccatttattttattacaaccCACATCCGCAGACATCCCtacaaaatatttacaatttCAGAATGGCTTAAACTCTATAATAAATCCTCTAAACTTCTTACATAATGAACTCCAAGAACAAGTGGGAAATGGGTGTGTCACTCAGCTCCAGTCTTTTACAGTCATCCCTATGCCCCTTTAAACAAATGGTATGTATTAGTGGTCCCTCAGTGTCATGTCTGGACCTgtgataaaagaaaattatttttctgccCTCTAATGTGAGATGTCAGGACTGCATTGAGCACAAAATAAGGTGAATTAAACTCAAATTCTGACGATTCGTAGcctaataaatattaaataatacatttcacacATGTACTATCACTGTATAATTGAACATGAGTCACACCATCTGTTGCTATAGAACTGATGACTCCATTTTATAGATTTAAGctgcagaaagaaaatactgaacATAACATCTAGACAATTATAATGACTGGTATAATAATTGAGCTTCATGTCCCAAACTCCAGTAACATAAAATTGTTTGTAGAACATCACAATGTACACAAAGTAAATATTCAGCcatatttttgtttcatataaATGCCGAATATTCAtttgaaacagagaaaaatgttaaatagaTACTTTAAAAGGAAGTATTGAGGAATGAACCGATATAAAGCaattattttcaacatttactTATTATTAATTGCcaaattgtgctttttttctctcagacaaaacacaacaggaatTCAAGTGGCACTTGGTGCATGACAGGTCTTGCATACAAGTTTACTTTCTGAGGAACAATAGTTGGTATAAATAAATGAGGAATTTGTGTCAAACACTGAATATGCAGGAAAGCACAGTACCTAAAACACCTCAAGAAATGCTCCATAACATGCtgtcaatataaaaaataaatacattcatagGATCTTTGAGATTaccatttaaaatatttttgagttGAAGAGTtttagattaaatgtttttgtcattgatAACCTCCGCTTTCTCACAAATGAAAAGTGCCAAGAACAAGCACAAAgaatatttacaacatttaagacacacacaaaaatacacagggTTTTTGCAGGTTCACCAAATTTTCGCCAAATTTAAAGCTTTTTAATCCCACATAGAATAACATATATGTTTCACCATCATACCGGCTAAAGTATAAAGCTATGATTAACGGTTTTCAGTGATTCCCTGCAGTTTATAACAATAATTCCTGatgatataattaattaaaataaagcaaattttTTGACAACTATTGAGATAATtaattcattgtcatttttaattcaaacatTTAATCTGTGTTTGCTGGTTTTACtaagtaaaaaatataaatgtgatttgatgctttttggGTTGTATATGATGGTAAATGATAACTGAGTTTTGAAACGATGGGCGAacagaacaagaaaacaaagctgagataaaatatttatgaattttGTAAAGGAATTTTAAGACTTATTTAATAACTTTTATGGTCCTTCTTTTGAGGGAACTGAATTAAGTGCTTTTGAAGACCTGCACATACCCTGGTACAAACATGTGTGACATATATTCAAgttagtgttttcttttcagccagtttttaaacatttcccAGGGTAAAATTTATTTAACCTGTGCTACTCTTGTGAGTCAGATCCAGTAGAACCAGGACCGCAACTCATTTATGAACCCAATTATTTTAAGAAGCTAATTCCTGTTTTACCAATTGTAGAACATGGGTCCTGGTGTGGCAAAGATGTCCTCATAGGGAGAGCTCTGGTGCAGGTGGAgagcttgttgttttttcaaaacaaGCAGACAGAAGAAAGTGGCTGCAGCCAGCGAGCGATTGCCCCCGTCACAGAGTGCCTTCAAGCTGAATGTGGGTTCACGGTCGCCCTGGCTctgacacacgcacgcacgcacgcacgcacacacacacacacatacacacacaaatttaatttcactgcATCATCTCTAATCCTGTCCCGGCTTTCTCATCTTTAAATCCCTGTCCACTGTGGCAACAGTCCTGTGTCATGGACATGCAGACATTACAAACGCAATGCTC
The genomic region above belongs to Seriola aureovittata isolate HTS-2021-v1 ecotype China chromosome 9, ASM2101889v1, whole genome shotgun sequence and contains:
- the LOC130174688 gene encoding syntaphilin encodes the protein MSLTPSRKPSSGQRRRSVGTSGGSGRYSSDTSSTHTYPGRGRAVESSPAARTYPSTPRRQAKHTACSDNHGIRPPTPEQYLTPLQQKEVCIRHLRARLRENVERLQHRDCEIDELRSQLYRMQEDWIEEECHRVEAQLALKEARKEIQHLQEVVESVRSNIGAREQDPHDHKPYSGLQGARPGGKSRSCGCSPASTLSRSTTYTRLSSEALQLERSSNAPEVSGASRPAGQTHLLLEAALLSEQLPSQGHIRGPLTVPRSSTYERLCSGGTVLPISHSCHTLSSSCRCTGHSYLPHHHLFLHLPQEEAPVTAATPAVPVTDPIPTPAPVAEKKPEVRSQACSPTMTWLCEESGAEELSVISLATADVTPSETHLIPSSFPPASPLEHSFILEPLPPDKPEEVMRMPAEPHTCQPHPTAPLPVRQEATVLEIEEDNTEETEGANEDGYPPQLCHWSRYFLIDLLALAMPVVPTMAWLCRGAPRDIMPVYHIGSLLRGCCAVALHSLRRQGAGRGRRPTSMNGTTTI